A window of Amycolatopsis australiensis contains these coding sequences:
- a CDS encoding ketoacyl-ACP synthase III family protein, with product MNDIYLAGVASWLPPREPIGEGRYAPGLQDEYAWESATVAGEDETVVGMAVRAGAAALTRSGVDPAEISLLLHAYTWFQGLDLWTASSYIHRELLAENRHARALDVNQQSAGGVSALQLAVDHLVADPDRRAAIVTTADRFSLPGLDRWHTEGPRFIFGDGGAAAVLARGRGFARVLGVGCVSDTTLEPMYRGDSEFTLFSPAAHGPIDLHARKLSFLRNRGDVRDVAERLNRGHVEAVQELLDELGLTIGEVDRFIFPNFGLSMLTDLAKSLGIQVSQTAWELGRTTGHVGAADPFTGLTHMLEQGELSVGDRVMLVGIGSGFFWSTALVECVEVPDWPSAA from the coding sequence GTGAACGACATTTACCTGGCCGGGGTGGCGAGCTGGCTCCCGCCGCGGGAACCGATCGGGGAGGGCCGGTACGCGCCGGGGTTGCAGGACGAATACGCGTGGGAATCGGCGACCGTGGCCGGCGAGGACGAAACGGTCGTCGGCATGGCGGTGCGGGCCGGCGCGGCGGCGCTGACGCGGTCGGGTGTCGATCCCGCCGAGATTTCGCTGCTGCTGCACGCCTATACGTGGTTCCAGGGGCTCGACCTGTGGACGGCGTCCTCCTACATCCATCGTGAGCTGCTGGCGGAGAACCGGCACGCGCGGGCGCTGGACGTCAACCAGCAGAGCGCGGGCGGCGTTTCGGCGCTGCAGCTCGCCGTCGACCACCTGGTCGCCGACCCGGACCGCCGCGCGGCGATCGTCACCACCGCGGACCGGTTCTCGCTGCCCGGCCTGGACCGCTGGCACACCGAGGGCCCGCGGTTCATCTTCGGGGACGGCGGCGCGGCGGCGGTGCTGGCCCGTGGCCGCGGGTTCGCGCGGGTGCTGGGGGTCGGGTGCGTCTCGGACACGACGCTCGAGCCGATGTACCGCGGCGACAGCGAGTTCACGTTGTTCAGCCCGGCCGCGCACGGCCCGATCGACCTGCACGCGCGCAAGCTTTCGTTCCTGCGCAACCGCGGTGACGTCCGCGACGTGGCCGAGCGGCTCAACCGGGGCCACGTCGAAGCGGTGCAGGAGCTGCTCGACGAGCTGGGGCTGACCATCGGCGAGGTCGACCGGTTCATCTTCCCCAACTTCGGCCTCAGCATGCTCACCGACCTGGCGAAGTCGCTCGGCATCCAGGTTTCCCAGACCGCGTGGGAGCTGGGGCGGACCACCGGGCACGTGGGCGCGGCGGACCCGTTCACCGGGCTGACGCACATGCTCGAGCAGGGCGAGCTTTCCGTCGGGGACCGCGTGATGCTGGTGGGCATCGGCTCCGGCTTCTTCTGGTCCACCGCGCTCGTGGAGTGCGTCGAGGTGCCGGACTGGCCGTCCGCCGCCTGA
- a CDS encoding ketoacyl-ACP synthase III family protein: MQLNDIYLAGMASWLPPREPIGTGRYEPGVQDEYEWESATVAPDGETVVGMAVRAGEAALTRSGVDPADVSLLLHAHTWFQGLDLWTAASYIHRELLGENRRAQALDVNQQCPGGVSALQLAVDHLVADPGRRAAVVTTADRFSLPGLDRWHAEGPEFILGDGAAAVVLARGRGFARLLGVRSVADTALEPMYRTGVEFTPVSPAWQGPISAHERAAGFKDRMDVEEVIARLNRGHADAVHGLLDDAGLTLDDVSRFIFPNVGLSMLVDLVKPLGIDVSRTGWELGRTTGHVGAADPFNGLTHLLEQGELSVGDRVMLVGIGSGFFWSSALVECVEIPEWAPPG; encoded by the coding sequence GTGCAGTTGAACGACATCTACCTGGCCGGGATGGCCAGCTGGCTCCCGCCGCGGGAGCCGATCGGCACCGGCCGGTACGAGCCCGGGGTGCAGGACGAGTACGAGTGGGAGTCGGCGACCGTCGCGCCCGACGGCGAAACGGTCGTCGGCATGGCGGTGCGGGCCGGCGAGGCGGCGCTGACGCGGTCGGGCGTCGATCCCGCCGACGTCTCGCTGCTGCTGCACGCGCACACCTGGTTCCAGGGGCTCGACCTGTGGACGGCCGCCTCCTACATCCACCGCGAGCTGCTGGGGGAGAACCGGCGGGCGCAGGCACTGGACGTCAACCAGCAGTGCCCGGGCGGTGTTTCGGCGCTGCAGCTCGCGGTGGACCACCTGGTGGCGGACCCGGGACGGCGCGCGGCGGTCGTCACCACCGCGGACCGGTTCTCGCTGCCCGGCCTGGACCGCTGGCACGCCGAAGGCCCGGAGTTCATCCTCGGCGACGGCGCGGCCGCGGTGGTGCTGGCCCGTGGCCGCGGGTTCGCCCGGCTGCTCGGCGTCCGGTCCGTCGCGGACACGGCGCTGGAGCCGATGTACCGGACCGGGGTCGAGTTCACGCCGGTCAGCCCGGCGTGGCAGGGCCCGATCTCCGCGCACGAGCGCGCCGCCGGGTTCAAGGACCGGATGGACGTCGAAGAGGTGATCGCCCGGCTCAACCGCGGCCACGCCGACGCGGTGCACGGGCTGCTCGACGACGCCGGCCTGACCCTCGACGACGTCAGCCGGTTCATCTTCCCGAACGTCGGGCTGAGCATGCTCGTCGACCTGGTGAAGCCGCTGGGCATCGACGTGTCCCGGACGGGCTGGGAGCTGGGCCGCACGACCGGGCACGTGGGGGCGGCGGACCCGTTCAACGGGCTGACGCACCTGCTCGAACAGGGTGAGCTGTCCGTCGGTGACCGCGTGATGCTGGTCGGGATCGGCTCCGGGTTCTTCTGGTCGAGCGCGCTCGTGGAGTGCGTCGAGATCCCGGAATGGGCTCCGCCCGGCTGA
- a CDS encoding 3-oxoacyl-[acyl-carrier-protein] synthase III C-terminal domain-containing protein — translation MKPFVINRHGRLVFPTNFRYDLDFSLLDTPAELTAVIGRDFDAKAPTSTELLARIGAGAYSRRPELLRDLAQHLFWVDRYDITMYEKRPTRWRDLPKHRDDVFLPLVTPWPERERKIAAVEAAFHRLPRGGDSTTEDEVFALLFDVFRTKRHSGAGLSAIKPTVAEFVKQPDALTLVCPGYDPDYPVFPAEDIVDVHDEVPELEALTRWAMVLHNQYPWNRAGTELRRPDRIGDDDFVIALHPRDRDVLDFVDRARRSGTPRRRTAAPAAEVVAPVAPYEPIRVRETFAVQPVLAALAVVRGEHVCGNADVVRNASPSWSPMSAEQITAKTGIRERRYTSRDPEELALRAARAALAKAGCVPAEIGAVLVCTSSSSRLVPPMACRLSGELGLLQTHASADLIAACAGLPYGLTEAIRQLQEVRRPVLLVCVEKFSDKIGSVRTSRMIFGDAAAALVIRPAAGGDGDIDVVQTYASGPQHEVNSIIGPNPRFDGDLTMYGPDVESLVRRYLIQMLGELRAQADPGDPGRTLLDSVELIVPHQANKTMFDNLATEAGLPVENAYFNIETMGNVSSASIPIAIHDAVRDGVLTRPTRVFTPAFGAGAVGGYAVLRIDPAIVADEVVLDDQF, via the coding sequence ATGAAGCCATTCGTGATCAACCGGCACGGCCGGCTGGTCTTCCCGACGAACTTCCGTTACGACCTGGACTTCTCGCTCCTGGACACGCCGGCGGAGCTGACCGCGGTGATCGGCCGGGACTTCGACGCGAAGGCCCCGACGAGCACCGAGCTGCTGGCGCGGATCGGCGCGGGAGCGTATTCGCGGCGGCCGGAGCTGCTGCGCGACCTGGCCCAGCACCTGTTCTGGGTCGACCGCTACGACATCACCATGTACGAGAAGCGCCCGACGCGCTGGCGTGACCTGCCCAAGCACCGCGACGACGTGTTCCTGCCCCTGGTGACGCCGTGGCCGGAGCGCGAACGGAAGATCGCGGCGGTCGAGGCGGCGTTCCACCGGCTGCCGCGCGGCGGGGACAGCACGACCGAGGACGAGGTCTTCGCGCTGCTGTTCGACGTGTTCCGGACCAAGCGCCACAGCGGTGCCGGGCTGAGCGCGATCAAGCCGACGGTGGCCGAGTTCGTCAAGCAGCCCGACGCACTGACCCTCGTCTGCCCCGGCTACGACCCGGACTACCCGGTGTTCCCGGCCGAGGACATCGTCGACGTCCACGACGAGGTGCCCGAGCTGGAAGCGCTGACGCGGTGGGCGATGGTGCTGCACAACCAGTACCCGTGGAACCGGGCCGGCACCGAGCTGCGCCGTCCGGACCGGATCGGGGACGACGACTTCGTGATCGCGCTGCACCCGCGTGACCGGGACGTGCTGGACTTCGTCGACCGCGCCCGGCGCTCCGGCACGCCTCGCCGGCGCACGGCCGCGCCCGCCGCCGAGGTGGTCGCGCCCGTCGCGCCGTACGAGCCGATCCGGGTGCGGGAGACGTTCGCGGTCCAGCCGGTGCTCGCCGCGCTGGCGGTCGTGCGCGGCGAGCACGTCTGCGGTAACGCCGACGTCGTCCGCAACGCGAGTCCTTCCTGGTCGCCGATGAGCGCCGAGCAGATCACCGCGAAGACCGGGATCCGGGAACGCCGCTACACCAGCCGGGATCCGGAGGAACTGGCGCTGCGGGCGGCGCGGGCCGCGCTGGCGAAGGCCGGTTGCGTGCCTGCGGAGATCGGTGCGGTCCTGGTCTGCACCAGCTCCAGCAGCCGGCTGGTCCCGCCGATGGCGTGCCGGCTGTCCGGCGAGCTGGGGCTGCTGCAGACGCACGCCTCGGCGGACCTGATCGCCGCCTGCGCGGGGCTGCCCTACGGGCTGACCGAGGCCATCCGCCAGCTGCAGGAGGTCCGGCGGCCGGTCCTGCTGGTGTGCGTGGAGAAGTTCTCCGACAAGATCGGCAGCGTCCGGACCTCGCGGATGATCTTCGGTGACGCCGCCGCGGCGCTGGTGATCCGGCCCGCCGCCGGCGGGGACGGCGACATCGACGTCGTGCAGACGTACGCGAGCGGCCCGCAGCACGAGGTCAACTCGATCATCGGGCCGAACCCGCGGTTCGACGGCGACCTCACGATGTACGGCCCGGACGTCGAATCCCTCGTGCGCCGCTACCTGATCCAGATGCTGGGCGAGCTGCGTGCCCAGGCCGATCCGGGCGACCCCGGGCGGACGCTGCTGGACAGCGTCGAGCTGATCGTGCCGCACCAGGCCAACAAGACGATGTTCGACAACCTGGCCACCGAAGCGGGGCTGCCGGTCGAGAACGCGTACTTCAACATCGAGACGATGGGCAACGTGTCTTCGGCGAGCATCCCGATCGCGATCCACGACGCGGTCCGCGACGGCGTGCTCACCCGCCCCACCCGCGTCTTCACCCCGGCTTTCGGAGCCGGTGCGGTCGGCGGCTACGCGGTCCTGCGCATCGACCCGGCGATCGTCGCCGACGAGGTCGTCCTGGACGACCAGTTCTGA
- a CDS encoding 3-oxoacyl-ACP reductase family protein, translating to MGDMSGQVALVTGGTRGVGLAISKRLISRGVTVAAGYSANAEAARRFGDDYADYGATVHQGDIGSADDCARVAGEVVARHGRLDILVNNAATTLDRTVRKMAPAEWERVIGVNLSGAFHLSRALLPQMLERGYGRIVNISSVIGSTGGFGQANYAAAKAGLFGLTMSLALETARKNITVNTVTPGLISTDMSAAIPAAALEQILARIPAGRPGAPDEVARVVEFLADPESSYITGQVYAVNGGMYM from the coding sequence ATGGGGGACATGAGCGGGCAGGTCGCGCTGGTCACCGGCGGGACCCGCGGCGTCGGCCTGGCGATCAGCAAACGGCTGATCTCCCGCGGCGTCACCGTCGCGGCCGGCTACTCGGCGAACGCCGAAGCCGCCCGCCGGTTCGGTGACGACTACGCCGACTACGGGGCCACCGTGCACCAGGGCGACATCGGCTCCGCCGACGACTGCGCCCGGGTCGCCGGCGAGGTCGTGGCGCGGCACGGGCGGCTGGACATCCTCGTCAACAACGCCGCCACCACCCTGGACCGGACCGTGCGGAAGATGGCCCCGGCCGAGTGGGAGCGGGTGATCGGGGTGAACCTGTCCGGCGCGTTCCACCTCTCGCGGGCCCTGCTGCCGCAGATGCTCGAACGGGGTTACGGGCGGATCGTCAACATCTCCTCGGTCATCGGGTCGACCGGCGGGTTCGGCCAGGCCAACTACGCCGCCGCCAAAGCCGGGCTGTTCGGGCTGACCATGAGCCTGGCGCTGGAGACCGCGCGGAAGAACATCACCGTCAACACGGTCACGCCCGGGCTCATCAGCACGGACATGAGCGCGGCCATCCCGGCCGCGGCGCTGGAGCAGATCCTCGCCCGCATCCCGGCCGGCCGGCCCGGCGCCCCCGACGAGGTCGCCCGGGTGGTGGAGTTCCTCGCCGACCCGGAGTCGTCCTACATCACCGGCCAGGTCTACGCCGTCAACGGCGGCATGTACATGTGA
- a CDS encoding condensation domain-containing protein → MTIEERPLAAGDAVTRRPLSLNEEVWCALDQGDVLGVFGLRKIVASGWRLRGPLDVPTMRLALADVVARHEALRTVIVRDPEEPHVRVHAAGSAELDVVDLPAPADEAGRDRRAHEFLNAIDDAGRCDPARVPLLQATLGRFDDEDAVLVLVTHHAVSDAWSIHLIMRDFAISYAKRRGLPAPELPRARQYGEYAGWQRQSCQGPLADEAREYWRTRLAGGKFLTLPTDRPRQPDSPPVYSVYRFVFDEELVSATTALARSVHSSPFMVLYACFNLFLHNRTGARDIVAPIFTSGRTEPEFEQTVGPLFNLLPIRTDLSGCETFADLVRRTRTALLEAYSYELPFSEIAAVADPELMHESMTDVNGAATGFESFQYPQELEAGMIGDVHYAGLHRRLISSDDTSEILDGNLWDFALDPSGDMVGAVKFNGLDFDQATIVAMIDEYRELLRVSVNAPDSPLARP, encoded by the coding sequence ATGACGATCGAAGAGCGCCCCTTGGCAGCCGGTGACGCGGTGACCAGGCGTCCGCTTTCGCTCAACGAGGAAGTGTGGTGCGCCCTGGACCAGGGCGACGTTCTCGGCGTGTTCGGCCTGCGGAAGATCGTCGCGAGCGGCTGGCGCCTGCGCGGGCCGCTGGACGTGCCGACCATGCGGCTGGCCTTGGCCGACGTCGTCGCCCGGCACGAGGCGTTGCGGACGGTCATCGTCCGGGACCCCGAGGAACCGCACGTCCGCGTGCACGCGGCGGGTTCGGCGGAGCTGGACGTCGTCGACCTCCCGGCCCCCGCGGACGAGGCAGGCCGGGACCGCCGCGCGCACGAGTTCCTCAACGCGATCGACGACGCCGGCCGGTGCGACCCGGCGCGGGTTCCCTTGCTGCAGGCGACGCTGGGGCGGTTCGACGACGAGGACGCGGTGCTGGTGCTCGTCACGCACCACGCGGTCAGCGACGCCTGGTCGATCCACCTGATCATGCGCGACTTCGCCATCTCGTACGCGAAGCGCCGCGGGTTGCCCGCGCCCGAGCTGCCGCGGGCGCGCCAGTACGGCGAGTACGCCGGATGGCAGCGGCAGTCCTGCCAGGGCCCGCTCGCCGACGAAGCGCGGGAATACTGGCGCACCAGGCTGGCGGGCGGCAAGTTCCTCACCCTGCCCACCGACCGGCCGCGTCAGCCGGATTCGCCGCCGGTCTATTCGGTGTACCGGTTCGTGTTCGACGAGGAGCTGGTCAGTGCCACGACGGCGCTGGCCAGGTCGGTGCACAGCTCGCCGTTCATGGTGCTCTACGCGTGTTTCAACCTGTTCCTGCACAACCGGACGGGCGCGCGGGACATCGTCGCGCCGATCTTCACCTCCGGCCGCACCGAGCCGGAGTTCGAGCAGACAGTGGGCCCGTTGTTCAACCTGCTGCCGATCCGCACGGACCTGTCGGGGTGCGAGACCTTCGCCGACCTGGTGCGGCGGACCCGGACGGCGTTGCTGGAGGCGTACTCCTACGAGCTGCCGTTCAGTGAGATCGCGGCCGTCGCCGACCCGGAGCTGATGCACGAATCGATGACGGACGTCAACGGCGCCGCGACGGGGTTCGAGAGCTTCCAGTACCCGCAGGAGCTGGAAGCGGGCATGATCGGCGACGTGCACTACGCGGGCTTGCACCGCCGCCTGATCTCATCCGACGACACATCGGAGATCCTGGACGGCAACCTGTGGGACTTCGCGCTGGACCCGTCGGGGGACATGGTCGGCGCGGTGAAGTTCAACGGGCTCGACTTCGACCAGGCGACGATCGTGGCGATGATCGACGAGTACCGGGAGCTGCTGCGCGTATCGGTGAACGCCCCCGATTCGCCGCTCGCACGACCGTGA
- a CDS encoding MATE family efflux transporter: MSTTKRDNGWYLASAPIVPALVHLCVPMAAALIVTAVYNVVNAGFVGSLHQTTLLAAITFGVPVLTLVMTVGSMFGTGGGALVSRLLGAAGNDPAKAGEIRYASAFATWGSALTGFVVGGAGLLLLRPLVGLLGADAPSVPATSAYVAVLLAVAPVLGASVCLQQLVRAEGAARTAMTGLIVSTLANLGFDVLFILVLHWGVAGAAASVGIANAVVIGYYAGWIRRHSEHMRLAPRWFTLRRSVTGPVLGVGVSQLLQVGFIIVTLLVLNNLAAAYGDGPLAAMGVAVRIAQVPEFLVMGIAFGVLPLLAFAYGKGDRTRLTAALRGAAVAVGSVSVVFSAVVLLFREQVITAFVADPSVLSVGVTILTAQLVAMIANGFTGLFTTLFQAAGRGLAATVMSTTQGLLFIPVVLLADTWFGLPGIIWALTATEVTLLAVGLVLWLANRGAIERGLADAGREPADEVLEQV; encoded by the coding sequence ATGAGCACGACGAAACGTGACAACGGCTGGTACCTCGCGTCCGCGCCGATCGTGCCCGCCCTCGTGCACCTCTGCGTGCCGATGGCCGCCGCCCTGATCGTCACCGCGGTCTACAACGTCGTCAACGCGGGCTTCGTCGGCTCGCTGCACCAAACGACACTGCTCGCCGCGATCACGTTCGGCGTCCCGGTGCTCACGCTGGTGATGACCGTCGGCAGCATGTTCGGCACGGGCGGCGGCGCGCTCGTCTCGAGGCTGCTCGGCGCGGCCGGGAACGACCCGGCGAAGGCCGGCGAGATCCGGTACGCCTCGGCGTTCGCCACGTGGGGCTCGGCGCTGACCGGGTTCGTCGTGGGCGGCGCCGGGCTGCTCCTGCTGCGCCCGCTCGTGGGGCTGCTGGGCGCCGACGCGCCTTCGGTGCCCGCCACGAGTGCGTACGTCGCCGTGTTGCTGGCGGTCGCGCCGGTGCTCGGCGCGTCCGTGTGCCTGCAGCAGCTCGTCCGGGCCGAAGGCGCGGCGCGGACGGCGATGACCGGGCTGATCGTGTCGACGCTCGCGAACCTCGGCTTCGACGTGCTGTTCATCCTCGTCCTGCATTGGGGCGTCGCGGGCGCCGCCGCGTCGGTCGGGATCGCGAACGCCGTCGTCATCGGCTACTACGCCGGCTGGATCCGGCGGCACAGCGAGCACATGCGCCTCGCGCCGCGCTGGTTCACCCTGCGGCGCTCGGTCACCGGGCCCGTGCTGGGTGTCGGCGTGAGCCAGCTGCTGCAGGTGGGCTTCATCATCGTCACGCTGCTCGTGCTCAACAACCTCGCCGCGGCCTACGGCGACGGCCCGCTCGCGGCCATGGGGGTCGCGGTCCGGATCGCGCAGGTGCCGGAGTTCCTGGTCATGGGCATCGCGTTCGGGGTGCTGCCGCTGCTGGCGTTCGCCTACGGCAAGGGCGACCGGACGCGGCTCACCGCGGCGCTGCGCGGCGCCGCGGTCGCGGTCGGCAGCGTCTCGGTGGTGTTCTCCGCGGTGGTGCTGCTGTTCCGCGAACAGGTGATCACCGCGTTCGTGGCGGACCCGTCGGTGCTTTCGGTGGGTGTCACGATCCTGACCGCGCAGCTGGTGGCGATGATCGCCAACGGGTTCACCGGCCTCTTCACGACGCTGTTCCAGGCGGCGGGACGCGGGCTGGCGGCCACGGTGATGTCGACGACGCAGGGCCTGCTGTTCATCCCGGTCGTGCTGCTGGCCGACACGTGGTTCGGGCTGCCCGGCATCATCTGGGCGCTGACCGCCACCGAGGTGACGCTGCTGGCCGTCGGGCTCGTGCTGTGGCTGGCGAATCGCGGCGCCATCGAGCGCGGCCTCGCCGACGCCGGCCGGGAGCCGGCGGACGAGGTGCTCGAGCAGGTCTGA